One genomic segment of Macaca fascicularis isolate 582-1 chromosome 19, T2T-MFA8v1.1 includes these proteins:
- the EBI3 gene encoding interleukin-27 subunit beta has translation MTFPPPLLRAELAAAMTSQLLLALVLWAGCLPCSGRKGPPAALTLPRVQCQAPRYPIAVDCSWTLPPAPNSTSPVSFIATYRFGMAARGHSWPCLQQTPASTSCTIADVRLFSMAPYVLNVTAVHPWGSSSSFVPFIAEHIIKPDPPEGVRLSPLAERQLQVQWEPPRSWPFPEIFSLKYWIRYKRQGAARFHQVGPIEATSFILRAVRPRARYCVQVAAQDLTDYGELSDWSLPATTPMSPGK, from the exons ATGACGTTCCCACCCCCACTCCTGAGAGCAGAGCTGGCCGCAGCCATGACCTCGCAGCTTCTCCTGGCCCTTGTCCTCTGGGCTGGCTGCCTGCCCTGCAGTGGAAGGAAAG GGCCCCCAGCAGCTCTGACATTGCCCCGGGTGCAGTGCCAAGCCCCTCGGTACCCGATCGCTGTGGATTGCTCCTGGACCCTACCACCTGCTCCAAACTCCACCAGCCCCGTGTCCTTCATTGCCACGTACAG GTTCGGCATGGCTGCCCGGGGCCACAGCTGGCCCTGCCTGCAGCAGACGCCAGCGTCCACCAGCTGCACCATCGCGGATGTCCGGCTGTTCTCCATGGCGCCCTACGTGCTCAATGTCACTGCCGTCCACCCCTGGGGCTCCAGCAGCAGCTTCGTGCCTTTCATAGCGGAGCACATCA TCAAGCCCGACCCCCCAGAAGGCGTGCGCCTAAGCCCCCTGGCTGAGCGCCAGCTCCAGGTGCAGTGGGAACCTCCCAGGTCCTGGCCCTTCCCGGAGATCTTCTCACTCAAGTACTGGATCCGTTACAAGCGTCAGGGAGCTGCCCGCTTCCACCAG GTGGGGCCCATTGAAGCCACGTCCTTCATCCTCAGGGCTGTGCGGCCCCGAGCCAGGTACTGCGTCCAAGTGGCGGCTCAGGACCTCACAGACTACGGGGAGCTGAGTGACTGGAGTCTCCCCGCCACTACCCCGATGAGCCCGGGCAAGTAG
- the ANKRD24 gene encoding ankyrin repeat domain-containing protein 24 isoform X24, with the protein MEKVQILENFEKDETQMEVEASAEVIPLALYDSLRAEFDQLRRQHAEALQALRQQETREVPREERAAYGESEGVGATATKNGPTHMELNGSVAPETKVNGAETTDEKAAGDETMEARTMEATSTAAEATGATATETKPTGAEVREMETVEEEANMETKPTGVQTTDTEATGVEAMGVEATKTKAEEAEVLACRVGAGQPEPPVTGTTNMEATGSRATGVEATGFGATGVENPGVEAMAPGVSAGPVLHPGAAEASEKLQVELETRIRGLEEALRQREREAAAELEAALGKCEAAEAEAGRLRERVREAEGSGASVERGGGDTAQLRAALEQAREDLRDRDSRLRELEAASACLDEARASRLLAEEEARGLRAELAQREEARLEQSRELEVLREQLATAKATGEQQRTAAAELGRARDAAEARVAELAAACEEARQGLAELREASEALRQSVVPATEHRRLQEEALELRGRAASLEQEVVATGKEAARLRAELERERVCSVALSEHERIVGVLQANVAQLEGQLEELGRRHEKTSAEVFQVQREALFMKSERHAAEAQLATAEQQLRGLRTEAERARQAQSRAQEALDKAKEKDKKITELSKEVFSLKEALKEQPAALATPEVEALRDQVKDLQQQLQEAARDHSSVVALYRSHLLYAIQGQMDEDVQQILSQILQMQRLQAQGR; encoded by the exons ATGGAGAAGGTCCAG atCCTGGAGAACTTTGAGAAGGATGAGACACAGATGGAAGTGGAAGCTTCAGCAGAGGTCATCCCTCTTGCCCTCTATGACTCTCTCCGGGCCGAGTTTGACCAGCTGCGCAGGCAGCACGCTGAGGCCCTGCAGGCACTGAGGCAGCAGGAGACACGAGAGGTCCCCAGAGAAGAGAGGGCGGCCTATGGGGAGAGTGAGGGTGTTGGAGCCACAGCCACCAAAAACGGGCCAACCCACATGGAGCTAAATGGCTCAGTGGCTCCAGAAACCAAAGTTAATggagctgagaccacagatgaGAAGGCTGCAGGAGATGAAACCATGGAAGCCAGGACTATGGAAGCCACGTCCACGGCAGCTGAGGCCACGGGAGCCACGGCCACAGAGACAAAACCCACAGGGGCTGAGGTCAGAGAAATGGAGACTgtagaagaggaagcaaacatggAAACTAAGCCCACAGGAGTGCAGACCACAGACACAGAGGCCACAGGAGTGGAGGCCATGGGAGTGGAggccacaaaaacaaaagcagaggaAGCAGAAGTGTTGGCCTGCAGAGTGGGTGCTGGGCAACCAGAGCCCCCAGTCACAGGGACCACAAACATGGAGGCCACAGGCTCTAGGGCCACGGGGGTAGAAGCCACAGGATTCGGTGCCACAGGTGTAGAGAACCCCGGGGTAGAGGCCATGGCCCCGGGGGTCTCTGCTGGCCCTGTCCTACATCCTGGTGCTGCAGAGGCCTCGGAAAAGCTTCAAGTAGAGCTGGAGACCAGGATTCGCGGCTTGGAGGAGGCGCTCCGGCAGCGGGAGCGGGAGGCAGCTGCGGAGCTGGAGGCGGCCCTGGGGAAGTGCGAGGCCGCGGAAGCTGAGGCGGGCCGGCTGCGAGAGCGCGTCCGCGAGGCCGAGGGCAGCGGGGCCAGCGTGGAGAGGGGTGGCGGCGACACTGCACAGCTGCGGGCCGCCCTGGAGCAGGCCCGGGAGGATCTCCGAGACCGGGACTCCCGCCTGCGGGAGCTGGAGGCGGCCTCGGCCTGCCTGGATGAGGCTCGCGCCAGCCGGCTACTCGCCGAGGAGGAGGCCCGGGGCCTGCGGGCGGAGCTGGCCCAGCGGGAGGAGGCGCGGCTGGAGCAGAGCCGGGAGCTGGAGGTGCTGCGGGAGCAGCTGGCCACGGCCAAGGCCACGGGGGAGCAGCAGCGCACGGCGGCCGCGGAGCTGGGCCGGGCACGGGACGCGGCCGAAGCCCGAGTGGCTGAGCTGGCTGCGGCCTGCGAGGAGGCGCGGCAGGGCCTGGCCGAGCTGCGGGAGGCCTCCGAGGCCCTCCGCCAGTCCGTGGTGCCGGCCACTGAGCACCGCCGGCTGCAGGAGGAGGCCCTGGAGCTGCGGGGCCGGGCAGCCAGTCTGGAGCAGGAGGTGGTGGCCACGGGCAAGGAGGCCGCCCGGCTGCGCGCGGAGCTGGAGCGGGAGCGTGTGTGCAGCGTGGCTCTCTCCGAGCACGAACGCATCGTGGGCGTCCTGCAGGCCAACGTGGCACAGCTGGaggggcagctggaggagctgggaCGGCGGCATGAGAAGACCAGTGCAGAGGTCTTCCAG GTGCAGCGTGAGGCCCTGTTCATGAAGAGTGAGCGACATGCCGCCGAGGCGCAGCTGGCCACAGCAGAGCAGCAGCTACGGGGGCTACGGACCGAAGCGGAAAGGGCTCGCCAGGCCCAGAGCCGGGCCCAGGAGGCTCTGGACAAGGCCAAGGAGAAGGACAAGAAG ATCACAGAACTCTCCAAAGAAGTCTTCAGTCTTAAGGAGGCCTTGAAGGAGCAGCCGGCCGCCCTGGCCACCCCCGAGGTGGAGGCCCTCCGTGACCAGGTGAAGGATTTACAGCAGCAGCTGCAG GAAGCTGCCAGGGACCACTCCAGCGTGGTGGCTTTGTACAGAAGCCACCTCCTCTACGCCATTCAG GGCCAGATGGATGAAGACGTGCAGCAGATTCTCAGCCAGATTCTGCAGATGCAGAGACTCCAGGCTCAGGGCCGCTGA